TGTTCTTCACCGGTGAAAGAGGAAGGATCGTCGAATCCCCAATGGATCTTCGTATGCATGCCCGGAAAGATCGGGCAACGCGAAGCGCTGGCTTCATCGCAGACCGTGATCACATAGTCGTACCGACGACCCTCCTGGAAGAACTCGAAAACGTCTTTCGTCTTGTTGTGTGAGATGTCGATCCCGTCTTCCTGCATGACCGCTACGGCCAGGGGATTGAGTCGGCCGGCCTCCAATCCGGCGCTTTCTACGTGGTAGGCATCGCCTCCGAATTTTTTCAGATAGGCTTCCGCCATCTGGCTGCGGGCGGAGTTGTGAATACAAAGGAAGAGGACGTTGATCGGGTTCATGGTGAAGGGGATGAGCGGGCGGTTATTTACAACAGGTGTCTTTGTCACAACAGGCGTCTTTTTTCTTTTCAGCATACACGGTGATGCTGTAGATGCCGGTGCCGCTGTGCTTGAATTCCTCCAGTTGCTCCGGGCTCAGGTAGTGCGCGAGGATATCGTCGGGGATGGAGATCGCCTTTTCTTTTTGGAGGGTGATGTTTTCGAATCCGGCTTCCCGCACCATGCCGAGGTACGCGTCTTTCTGGATGGCGCCGGCCACGCAGCCTGCATACAGCTCGGCGGTCTTGAGGATCGAATCCGGGAGCTCGCCCACGAGGACAATGTCGGAGATGGAAAAATGTCCGCCGGGCTTCAGCACCCGGTTGATTTCCGAAAAGGCTTTTTTCTTGTCGGGCACCAGGTTGAGCACGCAGTTGCTGACCACCACATCGATCGTGCCCACGCCTACTGGCAGCGCTTCGATCTCGCCCAGGCGGAACTCGACATTGTTCAGGCCCAGCTTTTCGGCGTTCGCTCGTGCCTTGGCGATCATGGCCTCGGTCATGTCAACGCCGATCACCTTGCCGGTATCGCCCGTTTCCGCGCGCGCGATGAAACAATCGTTGCCCGCGCCGGAACCCAGGTCCAGGACGGTATCGCCTTTCCGGATCCTGGCGAATTGCGTCGGCAGACCACAGCCCAGTCCGAGATCCGCGTCCGGGTTATAGCCCTTCAGTCCGGCGTAGTCTTCCGACATGATGTTATAGACCTCGTCCGAGCAGCAGCCCGAACCGCAGCAGGAGGACTGGTTGGAAGCTTTGTCCTGTTCGGCGATCTCGGTGTATTGCTCTTTCACCAGTTTTTTGAGTTGATCGGCAGTTTCCATAGTGGTTGTTTTATATCGTATTATTACGATTAATTAGGGCAATTTTTTTTAGCAGCAACGGATATTGGTC
This genomic stretch from Bacteroidota bacterium harbors:
- a CDS encoding arsenate reductase ArsC, with amino-acid sequence MNPINVLFLCIHNSARSQMAEAYLKKFGGDAYHVESAGLEAGRLNPLAVAVMQEDGIDISHNKTKDVFEFFQEGRRYDYVITVCDEASASRCPIFPGMHTKIHWGFDDPSSFTGEEHERLARTRAVRDTIRTAVEEFVRNTRSKAR
- a CDS encoding arsenite methyltransferase — protein: METADQLKKLVKEQYTEIAEQDKASNQSSCCGSGCCSDEVYNIMSEDYAGLKGYNPDADLGLGCGLPTQFARIRKGDTVLDLGSGAGNDCFIARAETGDTGKVIGVDMTEAMIAKARANAEKLGLNNVEFRLGEIEALPVGVGTIDVVVSNCVLNLVPDKKKAFSEINRVLKPGGHFSISDIVLVGELPDSILKTAELYAGCVAGAIQKDAYLGMVREAGFENITLQKEKAISIPDDILAHYLSPEQLEEFKHSGTGIYSITVYAEKKKDACCDKDTCCK